Proteins from a single region of Streptomyces sp. HUAS 15-9:
- the rpmE gene encoding 50S ribosomal protein L31, translating into MKRDIHPEYVETQVSCTCGASFTTRSTIESGTIRAEVCSECHPFYTGKQKILDTGGRVARFEARFGKAAAGSKK; encoded by the coding sequence TTGAAGCGCGACATCCACCCCGAGTACGTCGAGACGCAGGTCAGCTGCACCTGTGGCGCGTCGTTCACCACCCGTAGCACCATCGAGTCCGGCACCATCCGGGCCGAGGTCTGCTCCGAGTGCCACCCGTTCTACACGGGCAAGCAGAAGATCCTCGACACCGGTGGCCGTGTGGCCCGCTTCGAGGCCCGCTTCGGCAAGGCTGCCGCCGGCTCCAAGAAGTAG
- the prfA gene encoding peptide chain release factor 1, whose translation MFEAVEELVGEHADLETKLADPSVHADQANARKLNKRYAELTPIVATYRSWKQTGDDIETARELAADDPDFAAEVKELDKQREELTEKLRLLLVPRDPSDDKDVILEIKAGAGGDESALFAGDLLRMYLRYAERVGWKTEIIDSTESELGGYKDVQVAVKTRGQTEPGQGVWARLKYEGGVHRVQRVPATESQGRIHTSAAGVLVTPEAEEVDVEINPNDLRIDVYRSSGPGGQSVNTTDSAVRITHIPTGVVASCQNEKSQLQNKEQALRILRSRLLAAAQEEAEKEAADARRSQVRTVDRSEKIRTYNFPENRISDHRVGFKAYNLDQVLDGELDAVIQACVDADSAAKLAAA comes from the coding sequence ATGTTCGAGGCCGTCGAGGAACTCGTCGGTGAGCACGCCGACCTGGAGACGAAGCTCGCCGACCCGTCGGTCCACGCCGACCAGGCCAACGCGCGCAAGCTGAACAAGCGCTACGCCGAGCTCACCCCGATCGTCGCCACGTACCGCTCCTGGAAGCAGACCGGCGACGACATCGAGACCGCACGCGAACTCGCCGCCGACGACCCCGACTTCGCCGCCGAGGTCAAGGAGCTGGACAAGCAGCGCGAGGAACTCACCGAGAAGCTGCGCCTCCTGCTCGTCCCGCGTGACCCGAGTGACGACAAGGACGTCATTCTGGAGATCAAGGCGGGCGCCGGCGGCGACGAGTCGGCGCTGTTCGCCGGGGACCTCCTGCGCATGTACCTGCGCTACGCCGAGCGCGTCGGCTGGAAGACCGAGATCATCGACTCCACCGAGTCCGAGCTCGGCGGCTACAAGGACGTCCAGGTCGCGGTGAAGACCCGCGGCCAGACCGAGCCCGGCCAGGGCGTGTGGGCCCGGCTGAAGTACGAGGGTGGTGTGCACCGCGTGCAGCGCGTGCCGGCCACCGAGTCCCAGGGCCGTATCCACACCTCCGCCGCCGGTGTCCTGGTCACCCCCGAGGCCGAGGAGGTCGACGTCGAGATCAATCCGAACGACCTCCGCATCGACGTCTACCGGTCCTCCGGGCCCGGCGGCCAGTCCGTCAACACCACCGACTCCGCGGTGCGCATCACGCACATTCCCACCGGAGTCGTCGCCTCCTGCCAGAACGAGAAGAGCCAGCTGCAGAACAAGGAGCAGGCTCTGCGTATCCTGCGCTCCAGGCTGCTCGCGGCGGCGCAGGAGGAGGCCGAGAAGGAGGCCGCCGACGCCCGCCGCAGCCAGGTCCGCACCGTCGACCGCTCCGAGAAGATCCGTACGTACAACTTCCCGGAGAATCGCATTTCGGACCACCGCGTCGGCTTCAAGGCGTACAACCTTGACCAGGTCCTGGACGGCGAACTCGACGCGGTGATCCAGGCCTGCGTCGACGCGGACTCGGCGGCCAAGCTCGCGGCCGCGTAA
- the prmC gene encoding peptide chain release factor N(5)-glutamine methyltransferase, with translation MLLAEVAQAAQRLADAGVPSPRNDAEELAAFVHGVKRGQLHSVKDSDFDARYWEVIARREQREPLQHITGRAYFRYLELQVGPGVFVPRPETESVVGWAIDAVRAMDVVEPLIVDLCTGSGAIALALAQEVPRSRVHAVELSEEALQWTRKNMEGSRVDLRQGNALDAFPDLDGQVDLVISNPPYIPLTEWEYVAPEARDYDPELALFSGEDGLDLIRGLERTAHRLLRPGGVVVIEHADTQGGQVPWVFTEERGWADAADHPDLNNRPRFATARRALP, from the coding sequence GTGCTGCTCGCGGAGGTGGCCCAGGCCGCCCAGCGGCTGGCCGACGCCGGCGTGCCCTCGCCGCGCAACGACGCGGAGGAGCTCGCCGCGTTCGTGCACGGTGTGAAGCGGGGCCAACTGCACTCCGTGAAGGACTCCGACTTCGACGCCCGCTACTGGGAGGTCATCGCCCGGCGCGAGCAGCGCGAGCCGCTCCAGCACATCACCGGGCGCGCCTACTTCCGGTACCTGGAGCTCCAGGTCGGGCCGGGCGTCTTCGTGCCGCGGCCGGAGACCGAGTCGGTGGTCGGCTGGGCCATAGACGCCGTGCGGGCCATGGACGTGGTCGAACCGCTCATCGTCGACCTGTGCACCGGCTCCGGCGCGATCGCGCTGGCCCTCGCCCAGGAGGTCCCGCGCTCGCGCGTGCACGCCGTGGAGCTGTCCGAGGAAGCCCTCCAGTGGACCCGCAAGAACATGGAGGGCTCCAGGGTCGACCTGCGCCAGGGCAACGCCCTGGACGCCTTCCCCGACCTCGACGGCCAGGTCGACCTGGTCATCTCCAACCCTCCGTACATCCCGCTCACCGAGTGGGAGTACGTCGCTCCCGAGGCCCGTGACTACGACCCCGAGCTGGCGTTGTTCTCGGGCGAGGACGGTCTCGACCTCATCCGGGGCCTGGAACGCACCGCGCACCGGCTGCTGCGCCCCGGCGGAGTCGTCGTGATCGAGCACGCCGACACCCAGGGGGGCCAGGTGCCATGGGTCTTCACCGAGGAGCGGGGCTGGGCCGACGCGGCCGACCACCCGGACCTCAACAACCGCCCGCGCTTCGCGACCGCCCGCCGGGCGCTGCCGTGA
- a CDS encoding L-threonylcarbamoyladenylate synthase: protein MARRYDTNDATDRATGLREAASAVRRGELVVLPTDTLYGIGADAFSSEAVADLLEAKGRGRNMPTPVLIGSPNTLHGLVTDFSELAWELVDAFWPGGLTLVARHQPSLQWDLGDTRGTVAVRMPLHPVAIELLTDVGPMAVSSANITGHPAPEDCDAAQQMLGDSVSVYLDGGPTPGNVPSSIIDVTGDVPLLLRAGAISAEELRKVVPDLEVAN from the coding sequence ATGGCACGGCGATACGACACCAACGACGCGACCGACCGCGCGACGGGTCTGCGCGAGGCCGCGTCCGCCGTCCGCCGGGGCGAACTCGTGGTGCTGCCGACCGACACGCTGTACGGCATCGGCGCCGACGCGTTCTCCTCGGAGGCCGTGGCCGACCTGCTGGAGGCCAAGGGCCGGGGCCGCAACATGCCCACCCCCGTCCTGATCGGCTCCCCGAACACGCTGCACGGTCTCGTCACCGACTTCTCCGAGCTGGCCTGGGAACTGGTCGACGCGTTCTGGCCGGGCGGCCTCACGCTCGTCGCCCGGCACCAGCCGTCCCTGCAGTGGGACCTCGGCGACACCCGTGGCACCGTTGCCGTGCGCATGCCACTGCACCCGGTCGCCATCGAACTGCTCACCGATGTCGGCCCGATGGCCGTGTCCTCCGCGAACATCACCGGCCACCCGGCGCCGGAGGACTGTGACGCCGCCCAGCAGATGCTCGGCGACTCCGTCTCGGTCTACCTCGACGGCGGCCCGACCCCCGGCAACGTGCCCTCGTCGATCATCGACGTCACCGGCGACGTGCCGCTGCTGCTGCGCGCGGGCGCGATCTCGGCGGAGGAGCTGCGCAAGGTCGTACCCGACCTCGAGGTGGCGAATTGA
- a CDS encoding arsenate reductase/protein-tyrosine-phosphatase family protein, with protein MTAPEAGRGIGNGERAAEITTTFVGLPRDSFRILHVSTGNVCRSPITERLTRHFVKQRLGILGGGLIVESAGTWGHEGAPMEANAETVLAEFGADASGFTGRELLDEHVIMADLVLTATRDHRAQVISMGHSAGLRTFTLKEFTRLVRAIDPATLPPLEDGLVARARALVRAAAALRGWLLAPTAEADEVYDPYGAPLTFFRSIGDEIHEALDPVVTALTGVPART; from the coding sequence TTGACAGCCCCTGAAGCGGGGCGTGGCATAGGCAACGGGGAACGTGCAGCGGAGATTACGACCACCTTCGTCGGGCTTCCGCGCGACAGTTTCCGCATCCTCCACGTCAGCACCGGCAACGTGTGCCGCTCGCCGATCACCGAGCGGCTGACCCGGCATTTCGTGAAACAGCGGCTCGGCATCCTGGGCGGCGGGCTGATCGTGGAGAGCGCGGGCACCTGGGGTCATGAGGGCGCGCCCATGGAGGCCAACGCGGAGACCGTGCTGGCCGAGTTCGGCGCGGACGCCTCCGGCTTCACCGGCCGGGAGCTGCTGGACGAGCACGTCATCATGGCCGACCTGGTGCTGACCGCGACCCGCGACCATCGCGCCCAGGTCATCTCCATGGGCCACTCGGCGGGGCTGCGCACCTTCACGCTGAAGGAGTTCACCCGCCTGGTCCGCGCGATAGACCCGGCGACCCTGCCGCCCCTGGAGGACGGCCTGGTCGCGCGTGCGCGCGCCCTGGTCCGGGCCGCGGCGGCGCTACGCGGGTGGCTGCTGGCACCGACGGCGGAGGCGGACGAGGTCTACGACCCGTACGGGGCGCCGCTGACGTTCTTCCGTTCGATCGGCGACGAGATACACGAGGCACTGGACCCCGTGGTCACGGCCCTGACCGGGGTACCGGCGCGCACCTAG
- the glyA gene encoding serine hydroxymethyltransferase, giving the protein MSVTHTLEADVLRRQDPELAGILLGEVERQSTTLQLIAAENFTSPAVLAALGSPLANKYAEGYPGARYHGGCEIVDVAERIAIDRARALFGAEHANVQPHSGSSAVLAAYAALLQPGDTVLALGLPYGGHLTHGSPANFSGRWFDFVGYGVDAETGLIDHDQVRHLARNHRPKAVVCGSIAYPRHIDYAFFREVADEVGAYLIADAAHPIGLVAGGAAPNPVPYADIVCATTHKVLRGPRGGMILCGAELAERVDRAVFPFTQGGAQMHTIAAKAVAFGEAATAAFAAYAHQVVANARVLASELADEGLAVTTGGTDTHLITADPSPLGVDGRTARGRLAAAGMVLDCCALPHGDARGLRLGTAALTTQGMGEPEMARIAVLMAGVLRSEIDPTGARDEVRELAGRFPPYPG; this is encoded by the coding sequence ATGTCGGTCACCCATACCCTCGAGGCCGATGTCCTGCGGCGGCAGGACCCCGAGCTGGCCGGGATCCTGCTGGGGGAAGTCGAACGGCAGTCGACGACGCTGCAGCTGATCGCGGCCGAGAACTTCACCTCGCCTGCCGTGCTGGCCGCGCTGGGCTCACCGCTCGCCAACAAGTACGCCGAGGGCTATCCCGGGGCCCGCTACCACGGCGGCTGCGAGATCGTCGACGTCGCCGAGCGCATCGCGATCGACCGGGCCAGGGCGCTGTTCGGGGCCGAGCACGCCAACGTTCAGCCGCACTCCGGCTCGTCGGCCGTCCTGGCCGCCTATGCCGCCCTGCTGCAGCCCGGTGACACCGTCCTCGCCCTCGGGCTGCCCTACGGCGGGCACCTCACCCATGGCTCCCCGGCCAACTTCTCGGGCCGCTGGTTCGACTTCGTGGGGTACGGGGTCGACGCGGAGACCGGGCTCATCGACCACGATCAGGTGCGCCACCTCGCCCGCAACCACCGGCCCAAGGCCGTCGTGTGCGGCTCCATCGCCTACCCCCGCCACATCGACTACGCCTTCTTCCGCGAGGTCGCCGACGAGGTCGGGGCGTATCTGATCGCGGACGCCGCCCATCCGATCGGGCTCGTCGCCGGGGGAGCGGCGCCCAACCCGGTGCCGTACGCCGACATCGTGTGCGCGACCACGCACAAGGTGCTGCGCGGGCCGCGCGGCGGGATGATCCTGTGCGGCGCGGAGCTGGCCGAGCGCGTCGACCGGGCCGTGTTCCCGTTCACCCAGGGCGGCGCCCAGATGCACACCATCGCCGCCAAGGCGGTCGCGTTCGGCGAGGCGGCGACGGCGGCGTTCGCCGCGTACGCGCATCAGGTGGTCGCCAACGCGAGGGTCCTGGCGTCCGAGCTGGCCGACGAGGGTCTCGCCGTCACCACCGGGGGCACGGACACCCATCTGATCACCGCGGACCCGTCGCCGCTCGGCGTCGACGGACGCACCGCGCGCGGCCGGCTGGCGGCCGCCGGAATGGTGCTGGACTGCTGCGCCCTGCCGCACGGCGACGCACGCGGGCTGCGTCTTGGCACCGCGGCGCTGACCACCCAGGGCATGGGGGAGCCGGAGATGGCGCGGATCGCCGTGCTGATGGCGGGAGTGCTGCGAAGTGAGATCGACCCCACCGGGGCGCGCGACGAGGTGCGGGAACTGGCGGGTAGATTTCCGCCGTATCCCGGCTGA
- a CDS encoding MraY family glycosyltransferase, with the protein MREYLLTLCITAAVTYLLTGPVRKFAIVAGAMPEIRARDVHREPTPRLGGIAMFFGLCAGLLVADHLTNLNQVFEKSNEPRALLSGAALIWLIGVLDDKFEIDALIKLGGQMIAAGVMVMQGLTILWLPIPGVGNVALTQWQGTLLTVALVVITINAVNFVDGLDGLAAGMVGIAATAFFLYSYRIWYSYGIEAAAPATLFAAILMGMCLGFLPHNMHPARIFMGDSGSMLIGLVLAAGAISITGQLDPDALALFTGSEKAAVHQTVPVYIPLLLPLTIIAVPAADLVLAIVRRTWRGQSPFAADRGHLHHRLLEIGHSHSRAVLIMYFWSALIGFGALAYSVNSASMWIVLGVVFFSAIGLILLLLPRFTPRAPRWAERFVPPRYRRRRAAAAPAAAFEAAPAADEEQPAPVPAGLTGVNGATAIGPRSRFLDGRKAGSSR; encoded by the coding sequence GTGCGTGAATACCTGCTGACGCTCTGTATCACGGCCGCGGTGACGTATCTGCTGACAGGGCCGGTACGTAAGTTCGCGATCGTGGCCGGAGCCATGCCGGAGATCCGGGCACGTGACGTGCACCGGGAGCCCACTCCGCGCCTCGGCGGTATCGCGATGTTCTTCGGGCTGTGCGCGGGTCTGCTGGTCGCCGACCATCTGACCAACCTCAACCAGGTCTTCGAGAAGTCGAACGAGCCACGAGCCCTGCTCTCCGGGGCCGCGCTGATCTGGCTGATCGGTGTCCTGGACGACAAGTTCGAGATCGACGCCCTGATCAAGCTGGGCGGCCAGATGATCGCCGCGGGCGTCATGGTCATGCAGGGTCTGACGATCCTGTGGCTGCCCATCCCGGGTGTCGGCAATGTGGCGCTGACCCAGTGGCAGGGCACGCTGCTGACGGTGGCGCTCGTCGTCATCACGATCAACGCGGTGAACTTCGTGGACGGCCTGGACGGCCTGGCCGCGGGCATGGTGGGCATCGCCGCGACCGCGTTCTTCCTGTACTCGTACCGGATCTGGTACTCGTACGGCATCGAGGCGGCCGCCCCGGCGACCCTCTTCGCGGCGATCCTGATGGGCATGTGCCTGGGCTTCCTGCCGCACAACATGCACCCCGCGCGGATCTTCATGGGCGACTCCGGCTCGATGCTGATCGGGCTGGTGCTGGCCGCGGGGGCGATCTCGATCACCGGTCAGCTCGACCCGGACGCGCTGGCCCTGTTCACCGGCTCCGAGAAGGCGGCGGTGCACCAGACGGTGCCCGTCTACATCCCGCTGCTGCTGCCGCTGACGATCATCGCGGTGCCGGCCGCCGACCTGGTGCTGGCCATTGTGCGCCGCACCTGGCGCGGACAGTCGCCGTTCGCCGCCGACCGGGGGCATCTGCACCACCGGCTCCTGGAGATCGGCCACTCGCACAGCCGGGCCGTGCTGATCATGTACTTCTGGTCGGCGCTGATCGGCTTCGGCGCGCTGGCCTACTCGGTGAACTCCGCGTCGATGTGGATCGTGCTCGGCGTCGTGTTCTTCAGCGCGATCGGTCTGATCCTGCTCCTGCTGCCCCGGTTCACCCCGCGGGCCCCGCGCTGGGCCGAACGCTTCGTGCCGCCGCGCTACCGCCGTCGCCGCGCGGCCGCGGCGCCCGCCGCGGCCTTCGAGGCGGCCCCGGCGGCCGACGAGGAGCAGCCCGCCCCGGTGCCCGCCGGTCTGACCGGGGTCAACGGCGCGACCGCCATCGGCCCCCGTTCGCGGTTCCTGGACGGACGTAAGGCCGGATCGTCGCGCTGA
- the atpB gene encoding F0F1 ATP synthase subunit A, translated as MSADPTQVLAFETDCHIFDGCGFPAPGLHSFLFKPLWGDADSNVYFNKTMLLALLGSIIIVGFFWAAFRRPKVVPGKMQMVAEAGYDFIRRGVVYETIGKKEGEKYVPLVVSLFFFIWMMNLWSIIPVASFPVTAIISYPLVLALIVYVLWISLTFKRHGFVGFFKNVTGYDKSLGAVLPLAMTIEFFSNLLVRPFTHAVRLFANMFAGHTLLLLFTIASWYLLNGIGIAYAGVSFLMTIVMTAFELFIQALQAYVFVLLTCTYIQGALAEHH; from the coding sequence GTGAGTGCTGACCCGACGCAGGTGCTCGCCTTCGAGACCGACTGCCACATCTTCGACGGCTGTGGCTTCCCGGCTCCCGGCCTGCACTCGTTCCTGTTCAAGCCCCTGTGGGGCGACGCCGACAGCAACGTGTACTTCAACAAGACGATGCTGCTGGCGCTGCTCGGCTCCATCATCATCGTCGGCTTCTTCTGGGCGGCCTTCCGCAGGCCCAAGGTCGTCCCGGGGAAGATGCAGATGGTCGCCGAGGCCGGCTACGACTTCATCCGGCGGGGTGTCGTCTACGAGACGATCGGCAAGAAGGAGGGCGAGAAGTACGTTCCGCTGGTCGTCTCGCTGTTCTTCTTCATCTGGATGATGAACCTCTGGTCGATCATTCCGGTCGCCTCCTTCCCGGTGACGGCGATCATCTCGTACCCGCTCGTCCTGGCGCTCATCGTCTACGTCCTGTGGATCTCGCTGACCTTCAAGCGCCACGGCTTCGTCGGCTTCTTCAAGAACGTCACCGGGTACGACAAGTCGCTGGGCGCGGTGCTGCCGCTCGCCATGACCATCGAGTTCTTCTCGAACCTGCTGGTGCGGCCCTTCACCCACGCGGTGCGACTGTTCGCGAACATGTTCGCGGGCCACACCCTGCTGCTGCTCTTCACGATCGCCAGCTGGTACCTGCTGAACGGCATCGGCATCGCCTACGCCGGCGTCAGCTTCCTGATGACCATCGTGATGACAGCCTTCGAGCTCTTCATCCAGGCACTGCAGGCGTACGTCTTCGTTCTCCTCACGTGCACCTACATCCAGGGCGCCCTCGCCGAGCACCACTGA
- a CDS encoding F0F1 ATP synthase subunit C, with product MSALQTLAADGVHGSLGSIGYGLAAIGPGVGVGIIFGNGTQALARQPEAAGLIRANQILGFAFCEALALIGLVMPFVYGT from the coding sequence ATGTCCGCTCTCCAGACCCTTGCTGCCGACGGCGTCCACGGCTCCCTCGGTTCCATCGGCTACGGCCTCGCCGCCATCGGCCCCGGCGTCGGCGTCGGCATCATCTTCGGTAACGGCACGCAGGCCCTCGCCCGCCAGCCCGAGGCTGCCGGCCTGATCCGCGCCAACCAGATCCTCGGCTTCGCCTTCTGTGAGGCGCTCGCCCTCATCGGCCTGGTCATGCCGTTCGTCTACGGCACCTGA
- a CDS encoding F0F1 ATP synthase subunit B: MSQMLILAAEEAENPLIPPIPELVIGLLAFVIVFGFLAWKLLPNINKVLEQRREAIEGGIEKAEAAQTEAQSVLEQYKAQLAEARHEAARLRQEAQEQGATLIAEMRAEGQRQREEIVAAGHAQIDADRKTASAALRQDVGKLATELAGKLVGESLEDHARQSRVIDRFLDELEEKAEATR, translated from the coding sequence ATGAGCCAGATGCTCATTCTGGCGGCCGAGGAGGCGGAAAACCCCCTCATCCCGCCGATCCCCGAGCTCGTCATCGGCCTGCTCGCCTTCGTCATCGTCTTCGGCTTCCTCGCCTGGAAGCTCCTTCCGAACATCAACAAGGTTCTGGAGCAGCGCCGCGAGGCCATCGAGGGCGGTATCGAGAAGGCCGAGGCCGCGCAGACCGAGGCACAGAGCGTTCTTGAGCAGTACAAGGCTCAGCTCGCCGAGGCCCGGCACGAGGCCGCGCGCCTGCGCCAGGAGGCGCAGGAGCAGGGCGCCACGCTCATCGCCGAGATGCGGGCCGAGGGCCAGCGGCAGCGCGAGGAGATCGTCGCCGCCGGTCACGCCCAGATCGACGCCGACCGCAAGACCGCTTCCGCCGCGCTGCGTCAGGACGTCGGCAAGCTCGCCACCGAACTGGCCGGCAAGCTCGTCGGCGAGTCCCTCGAGGACCACGCCCGTCAGAGCCGCGTGATCGACCGCTTCCTCGACGAGCTCGAGGAGAAGGCCGAGGCGACCCGATGA
- a CDS encoding F0F1 ATP synthase subunit delta: protein MHGASREALAAARERLDALTDTTSVDAARLADELAAVTALLDREPSLRRVLTDPAQAGEAKAELVRRLIGGQVSGEAADLVSGMVRSRWSQPRDLVDAVEVLADVADLTAAEKAHTLDDVEDELFRFGRIIASNTELRAALTDRKAGTPAKIELLHRLLGGRAKPATERLVTRLVTAPRGRSLEAGLESLSKLAAERRDRLVAVVTSAVPLSDTQKQRLGAALAKLYGRKMHLNLDVDPEVVGGIRVQVGDEVINGSLADRLEDAARRMAS from the coding sequence ATGCACGGAGCGAGCCGCGAGGCACTGGCAGCCGCACGTGAGCGTCTCGACGCGCTGACGGACACCACGTCCGTGGACGCGGCGCGGCTCGCCGACGAGCTGGCGGCCGTCACCGCGCTGCTCGACCGTGAGCCGTCGCTGCGTCGGGTCCTCACCGACCCGGCGCAGGCCGGGGAGGCCAAGGCCGAGCTGGTGCGCCGTCTGATCGGCGGCCAGGTCAGCGGCGAGGCCGCCGACCTGGTGTCCGGCATGGTCCGTTCCCGCTGGTCACAGCCTCGCGACCTGGTGGACGCGGTGGAGGTGCTGGCGGACGTCGCCGACCTCACGGCGGCGGAGAAGGCGCACACGCTCGACGACGTCGAGGACGAGCTGTTCCGGTTCGGCCGGATCATCGCCTCGAACACCGAGCTGCGCGCCGCGCTGACCGACCGCAAGGCCGGCACCCCGGCCAAGATCGAGCTGCTGCACCGGCTGCTCGGCGGCCGTGCCAAGCCGGCCACCGAGCGTCTGGTGACGCGCCTTGTGACCGCGCCGCGGGGACGTAGCCTGGAGGCGGGACTGGAGTCCCTGTCCAAGCTCGCCGCCGAGCGCCGGGACCGCCTGGTCGCCGTCGTCACCTCGGCGGTGCCGCTGAGCGACACGCAGAAGCAGCGCCTGGGCGCCGCCCTCGCGAAGCTCTACGGCCGCAAGATGCACCTCAACCTCGACGTCGACCCCGAGGTCGTCGGCGGGATCCGGGTGCAGGTCGGTGACGAGGTCATCAACGGCTCCCTCGCGGACCGCCTCGAGGACGCCGCCCGCCGCATGGCGAGCTAG
- the atpA gene encoding F0F1 ATP synthase subunit alpha yields the protein MAELTIRPEEIRDALENFVQSYKPDAASREEVGTVTLAGDGIAKVEGLPSAMANELLKFEDGTLGLALNLEEREIGAIVLGEFSGIEEGQPVQRTGEVLSVAVGEGYLGRVVDPLGNPIDGLGEIETTGRRALELQAPTVMQRKSVHEPMETGYKAVDAMTPVGRGQRQLIIGDRQTGKTALAVDTIINQRDNWRTGDPNKQVRCIYVAIGQKGSTIASVRRALEENGALEYTTIVAAPASDPAGFKYLAPYTGSAIGQHWMYEGKHVLIIFDDLSKQADAYRAVSLLLRRPPGREAYPGDVFYLHSRLLERCAKLSDDMGAGSMTGLPIVETKANDVSAFIPTNVISITDGQCFLESDLFNAGQRPALNVGISVSRVGGSAQHKAMKQVSGRLRVDLAQFRELEAFAAFGSDLDAASKAQLERGQRMVELLKQAQYQPMSTEDQVVSVWAGTTGKMDDVPVVDIRRFEKELLEYLHRKEQGLMTSIKEGGKMSDDTLTAVADAIADFKKQFETSDGKLLGEDTPAAAAK from the coding sequence ATGGCGGAGCTCACGATCCGGCCGGAGGAGATCCGGGACGCGCTGGAGAACTTCGTCCAGTCGTACAAGCCGGACGCGGCCTCGCGCGAGGAGGTCGGTACGGTCACCCTTGCCGGCGACGGCATCGCGAAGGTCGAGGGCCTGCCCTCGGCCATGGCCAACGAACTGCTGAAGTTCGAGGACGGCACCCTCGGCCTCGCGCTCAACCTGGAAGAGCGCGAGATCGGCGCCATCGTCCTCGGTGAGTTCAGCGGCATCGAGGAGGGTCAGCCGGTGCAGCGCACCGGTGAGGTCCTCTCCGTCGCGGTCGGCGAGGGCTACCTCGGCCGCGTCGTCGACCCGCTCGGCAACCCGATCGACGGCCTCGGCGAGATCGAGACCACCGGTCGCCGCGCCCTCGAACTGCAGGCCCCCACGGTTATGCAGCGCAAGTCGGTGCACGAGCCGATGGAGACCGGCTACAAGGCCGTCGACGCCATGACCCCGGTCGGCCGTGGTCAGCGTCAGCTGATCATCGGTGACCGCCAGACCGGCAAGACCGCCCTGGCCGTCGACACGATCATCAACCAGCGTGACAACTGGCGCACCGGCGACCCGAACAAGCAGGTCCGCTGCATCTACGTCGCCATCGGCCAGAAGGGCTCCACCATCGCGTCGGTCCGCCGCGCGCTGGAGGAGAACGGCGCGCTGGAGTACACGACCATCGTCGCCGCCCCGGCGTCCGACCCGGCCGGCTTCAAGTACCTGGCGCCCTACACCGGCTCGGCCATCGGCCAGCACTGGATGTACGAGGGCAAGCACGTCCTGATCATCTTCGACGACCTGTCGAAGCAGGCCGACGCCTACCGCGCCGTGTCGCTGCTGCTGCGCCGCCCGCCGGGCCGTGAGGCCTACCCGGGTGACGTCTTCTACCTGCACTCCCGGCTGCTGGAGCGCTGCGCGAAGCTCTCCGACGACATGGGCGCCGGCTCGATGACCGGTCTGCCGATCGTCGAGACCAAGGCCAACGACGTCTCGGCGTTCATCCCGACCAACGTCATCTCCATCACCGACGGCCAGTGCTTCCTGGAGTCGGACCTGTTCAACGCCGGTCAGCGTCCCGCGCTGAACGTCGGTATCTCCGTCTCCCGAGTCGGTGGTTCCGCGCAGCACAAGGCGATGAAGCAGGTCTCCGGCCGTCTGCGCGTCGACCTGGCCCAGTTCCGTGAGCTGGAGGCGTTCGCCGCCTTCGGTTCCGACCTGGACGCCGCCTCGAAGGCGCAGCTGGAGCGCGGTCAGCGCATGGTCGAGCTGCTGAAGCAGGCCCAGTACCAGCCGATGTCCACCGAGGACCAGGTCGTCTCCGTCTGGGCCGGCACCACCGGCAAGATGGACGACGTTCCGGTCGTCGACATCCGCCGCTTCGAGAAGGAGCTCCTGGAGTACCTGCACCGCAAGGAGCAGGGCCTCATGACCTCCATCAAGGAGGGCGGCAAGATGTCCGACGACACGCTGACGGCCGTGGCCGACGCGATCGCGGACTTCAAGAAGCAGTTCGAGACCTCCGACGGCAAGCTGCTCGGCGAGGACACTCCGGCCGCTGCCGCCAAGTGA